A single region of the Streptomyces vilmorinianum genome encodes:
- a CDS encoding cytochrome c oxidase subunit 4 has product MKIQGKMFIWLSVFILAMAILYGVWSKEPVGTTALFLAFGLAIMIGYYLAFTARRVDAMAQDDKEADVADEAGELGFFAPHSWQPLSLALGGALAFLGVAMGWWILYFSAPLILVGIFGWVFEFYRGENQNQ; this is encoded by the coding sequence GTGAAGATCCAGGGCAAGATGTTCATCTGGCTGAGCGTCTTCATCCTCGCCATGGCGATCCTCTATGGCGTGTGGTCGAAGGAGCCGGTCGGTACGACGGCGCTCTTCCTGGCCTTCGGCCTCGCCATCATGATCGGCTACTACCTGGCCTTCACGGCCCGGCGAGTGGACGCCATGGCGCAGGACGACAAGGAGGCCGACGTCGCGGACGAGGCCGGCGAGCTGGGCTTCTTCGCCCCGCACAGCTGGCAGCCGCTCTCGCTGGCCCTCGGTGGCGCTCTCGCCTTCCTCGGTGTCGCGATGGGCTGGTGGATCCTGTACTTCTCGGCTCCGCTGATCCTGGTCGGCATCTTCGGCTGGGTGTTCGAGTTCTACCGCGGTGAGAACCAGAACCAGTAG
- the ctaE gene encoding aa3-type cytochrome oxidase subunit III: MSVVATVTTVETGHAHPSVNRPNLTSVGTIIWLSSELMFFAALFAMYFTLRSVTGAEFWAEQAEALNFPFSATNTTILVLSSLTCQLGVFAAERGDVKKLRTWFIITFVMGAIFIGGQVFEYTELVKHEGLSLSSDPYGSVFYLTTGFHGLHVTGGLIAFLLVLGRTYAAKRFTHEQATAAIVVSYYWHFVDVVWIGLFATIYMIK; encoded by the coding sequence ATGTCGGTCGTGGCGACAGTAACGACAGTAGAAACCGGGCACGCGCACCCGTCGGTCAATCGACCGAACCTCACCAGCGTCGGAACCATCATCTGGTTGAGTTCCGAGCTGATGTTCTTCGCGGCCCTCTTCGCGATGTACTTCACCCTGCGATCGGTGACGGGTGCCGAATTCTGGGCGGAACAGGCCGAGGCCCTGAACTTCCCGTTCTCGGCCACCAACACCACGATCCTGGTGCTCTCCTCCCTCACCTGCCAGCTCGGCGTCTTCGCCGCGGAGCGGGGCGATGTGAAGAAGCTCCGGACGTGGTTCATCATCACGTTCGTGATGGGTGCGATCTTCATCGGCGGCCAGGTCTTCGAGTACACCGAGCTGGTCAAGCACGAGGGTCTCTCGCTCTCGTCGGACCCGTACGGCTCCGTGTTCTACCTGACCACCGGCTTCCACGGCCTGCACGTGACGGGCGGTCTCATCGCCTTCCTGCTGGTCCTGGGCCGGACGTACGCCGCCAAGAGGTTCACTCACGAGCAGGCAACCGCCGCCATCGTCGTGTCCTACTACTGGCACTTCGTCGATGTCGTCTGGATCGGCCTCTTCGCCACGATCTACATGATCAAGTAA
- the ctaC gene encoding aa3-type cytochrome oxidase subunit II: protein MSPNGSDRSSRRPMRRKLPQVLTAGLILATATGCSYNWEDFPRLGMPTPVTEEAPRILSLWQGSWAAALATGVLVWGLIMWAVIFHRRSRTKVEVPPQTRYNMPIEALYTVTPLIIVSVLFYFTARDESKLLELSDKPAHTINVVGYQWSWGFNYVENVPGVTGDAQTNPNLAAIPDRYKDDFPANAGGVYDAGIPGDRNPQTGNPGPTLWLPKGEKVRFVLTSRDVIHSFWVVPFLMKQDVIPGHTNAFEVVPTQEGTFLGKCAELCGVDHSRMLFNVKVVSPERYQQHLKELAEKGQTGYIPSGIEQTDPARNAEKNQL from the coding sequence GTGAGTCCCAACGGCTCCGACCGCTCGTCGCGGCGCCCGATGCGGCGGAAGCTGCCGCAGGTGCTGACTGCGGGCCTGATCCTGGCGACAGCCACGGGCTGCTCGTACAACTGGGAAGACTTCCCCCGCCTTGGTATGCCGACCCCGGTGACGGAAGAGGCGCCCCGGATCCTTTCCCTCTGGCAGGGCTCGTGGGCGGCTGCGCTCGCCACGGGTGTCCTGGTGTGGGGTCTGATCATGTGGGCGGTCATCTTCCACCGGCGCAGCCGCACCAAGGTCGAGGTACCTCCGCAGACGCGGTACAACATGCCCATCGAGGCGCTCTACACGGTCACTCCGCTCATCATCGTCTCGGTGCTCTTCTACTTCACCGCGCGTGACGAGTCGAAGCTCCTCGAACTCTCCGACAAGCCGGCCCACACCATCAACGTGGTCGGCTACCAGTGGAGCTGGGGCTTCAACTACGTCGAGAACGTGCCCGGAGTGACGGGCGACGCGCAGACGAACCCCAACCTGGCGGCCATTCCGGACCGGTACAAGGACGACTTCCCGGCGAACGCCGGCGGCGTCTACGACGCCGGTATCCCCGGTGACCGGAACCCGCAGACCGGCAACCCGGGCCCGACCCTGTGGCTGCCCAAGGGCGAGAAGGTCCGGTTCGTCCTGACCTCCCGTGACGTCATCCACTCCTTCTGGGTGGTCCCCTTCCTGATGAAGCAGGACGTCATCCCGGGGCACACCAACGCCTTCGAGGTCGTCCCGACGCAGGAGGGCACCTTCCTCGGCAAGTGTGCCGAGCTCTGCGGTGTCGACCACTCCCGGATGCTCTTCAACGTCAAGGTGGTCTCCCCGGAGCGCTACCAGCAGCACCTGAAGGAGCTGGCGGAGAAGGGGCAGACCGGCTACATCCCGTCGGGCATTGAGCAGACGGACCCGGCCAGGAATGCGGAGAAGAACCAACTGTGA
- a CDS encoding carbohydrate kinase family protein, with amino-acid sequence MRIAVTGSIATDHLMTFPGRFADQLVADQLHTVSLSFLVDNLDIRRGGVGPNICFGMGQLGGNPILVGAAGYDFDEYRAWLDRHGVDTGSVRISEVLHTARFVCTTDKDHNQIGSFYTGAMSEARQIELKAVADRVGGLDLVLIGADDPEAMLRHTEECKTRGIPFAADFSQQIARMNGDEIRTLLDGATYLFSNEYEKGLIESKTGWTDAEILGRVGHRVTTLGSRGVRIESVGGPVIEVGCPEEEAKVDPTGVGDAFRAGFLTGLSWGVSHERAAQVGCMLATLVIETLGTQEYTLRRAHFMERFTKAYGDDAAVEVQAHLS; translated from the coding sequence GTGCGTATCGCAGTCACCGGCTCCATCGCCACCGACCACCTCATGACCTTCCCCGGCCGGTTCGCAGACCAGCTCGTAGCGGACCAGCTCCACACGGTCTCCCTCTCCTTCCTCGTCGACAACCTCGACATCCGGCGGGGAGGCGTCGGCCCGAACATCTGCTTCGGCATGGGCCAACTCGGCGGCAACCCGATCCTCGTGGGCGCGGCCGGATACGACTTCGACGAGTACCGCGCCTGGCTCGACCGCCACGGCGTCGACACCGGCTCGGTGCGGATCTCGGAGGTCCTGCACACCGCCCGCTTCGTCTGCACCACGGACAAGGACCACAACCAGATCGGCTCCTTCTACACGGGCGCGATGAGCGAGGCCCGGCAGATCGAGCTGAAGGCCGTCGCCGACCGCGTGGGCGGCCTCGACCTCGTCCTGATCGGCGCCGACGACCCCGAGGCGATGCTCCGCCACACGGAGGAGTGCAAGACGCGCGGCATCCCGTTCGCCGCCGACTTCTCCCAGCAGATCGCGCGGATGAACGGCGACGAGATCCGCACCCTGCTCGACGGCGCCACCTACCTCTTCTCCAACGAGTACGAGAAGGGCCTCATCGAGTCCAAGACGGGCTGGACCGACGCGGAGATCCTGGGCCGGGTCGGCCACCGGGTCACCACGCTCGGCTCGCGCGGCGTGCGCATCGAGAGCGTCGGCGGCCCGGTCATCGAGGTCGGCTGCCCGGAGGAGGAGGCCAAGGTCGACCCGACGGGCGTCGGCGACGCGTTCCGCGCCGGCTTCCTGACCGGTCTGTCCTGGGGCGTCAGCCATGAGCGCGCGGCCCAGGTCGGCTGCATGCTCGCGACGCTGGTGATCGAGACCCTCGGCACCCAGGAGTACACCCTGCGCCGCGCCCACTTCATGGAGCGCTTCACCAAGGCGTACGGCGACGACGCCGCGGTCGAGGTCCAGGCGCACCTGTCCTGA
- the nadA gene encoding quinolinate synthase NadA, whose amino-acid sequence MRDVTTAQPLDVQPTPLALLLLGREADPKSERGVECPGDLPSPSDPDLVERARAAKEKLGDKVFVLGHHYQRDEVIQFADVTGDSFKLARDAAARPEAEYIVFCGVHFMAESADILTTDDQKVVLPDLAAGCSMADMATAEQVAECWDVLTEAGIAEQVVPVSYMNSSADIKAFTGKHGGTICTSSNAKRALDWAFEQGEPHSTKVLFLPDQHLGRNTAVRDMGMSLDDCVLYNPHKPNGGLTVEELRNAKMILWRGHCSVHGRFSLDSVNDVRERIPGVNVLVHPECKHEVVAAADYVGSTEYIIKTLEAAPAGSKWAIGTELNLVRRVADAHPDKEVVFLDKTVCFCSTMNRIDLPHLVWALESLAEGNLVNRIQVDKETESFAKLALERMLALP is encoded by the coding sequence GTGCGTGACGTGACCACCGCCCAGCCCCTGGACGTCCAGCCGACGCCGCTCGCCCTGCTGCTGCTCGGCCGCGAGGCCGACCCGAAGAGCGAGCGCGGAGTGGAGTGTCCCGGCGACCTTCCGTCGCCCTCCGACCCCGACCTGGTGGAGCGCGCCCGCGCGGCCAAGGAGAAGCTCGGGGACAAGGTCTTCGTCCTCGGGCACCACTACCAGCGCGACGAGGTCATCCAGTTCGCCGACGTCACGGGCGACTCCTTCAAGCTCGCCCGTGACGCGGCGGCGCGCCCGGAGGCCGAGTACATCGTCTTCTGCGGTGTGCACTTCATGGCCGAATCGGCCGACATCCTCACCACCGACGACCAGAAGGTCGTCCTGCCGGACCTCGCGGCCGGCTGCTCGATGGCCGACATGGCCACGGCCGAGCAGGTCGCCGAGTGCTGGGACGTGCTGACCGAGGCCGGCATCGCCGAGCAGGTCGTGCCGGTCTCGTACATGAACTCCTCGGCCGACATCAAGGCCTTCACCGGCAAGCACGGGGGCACGATCTGCACCTCGTCGAACGCCAAGCGCGCCCTGGACTGGGCCTTCGAGCAGGGGGAGCCCCATTCGACAAAGGTCCTGTTCCTGCCCGACCAGCACCTGGGCCGAAACACCGCGGTGCGGGACATGGGCATGTCGCTCGACGACTGCGTCCTGTACAACCCGCACAAGCCGAACGGCGGCCTGACCGTCGAGGAGCTGCGCAACGCCAAGATGATCCTGTGGCGGGGTCACTGCTCGGTGCACGGCCGCTTCTCGCTGGACTCGGTCAACGACGTACGGGAGCGGATCCCGGGCGTGAACGTGCTCGTGCACCCGGAGTGCAAGCACGAGGTCGTGGCGGCCGCGGACTACGTCGGCTCGACCGAGTACATCATCAAGACCCTGGAGGCGGCCCCGGCCGGCTCGAAGTGGGCGATCGGCACGGAGCTGAACCTGGTCCGCCGCGTGGCCGACGCGCACCCGGACAAGGAGGTCGTCTTCCTCGACAAGACGGTCTGCTTCTGCTCGACGATGAACCGGATCGACCTGCCGCACCTGGTGTGGGCGCTGGAGTCGCTGGCCGAGGGCAACCTGGTCAACCGGATCCAGGTCGACAAGGAGACGGAGAGCTTCGCGAAGCTGGCGCTGGAGCGGATGCTGGCGCTGCCGTAA
- the ctaD gene encoding aa3-type cytochrome oxidase subunit I encodes MSILNEPQGAAAAEDSYENELPVRRRQPGNVVVKWLTTTDHKTIGTMYLLTSFVFFIIGGLMALFMRAELARPGTQIMSNEQFNQAFTMHGTIMLLMFATPLFAGFANWIMPLQIGAPDVAFPRLNMFAYWLYLFGSIIAVAGFLTPQGAADFGWFAYSPLSDAVRSPGVGADMWIMGLAFSGFGTILGSVNFITTIICMRAPGMTMFRMPIFTWNVLLTGVLVLLAFPVLAAALFALEADRKFGSHIFDAANGGALLWQHLFWFFGHPEVYIIALPFFGIISEVIPVFSRKPMFGYIGLVAATIAIAGLSVTVWAHHMYVTGGVLLPFFSFMTFLIAVPTGVKFFNWIGTMWKGSLSFETPMLWAVGFLVTFTFGGLTGVILASPPMDFHVSDSYFVVAHFHYVIFGTVVFAMFSGFHFWWPKFTGKMLDERLGKITFWTLFVGFHGTFLVQHWLGAEGMPRRYADYLEADGFTLLNTISTISSFLLGLSMLPFFYNVWKTAKYGKKIEVDDPWGYGRSLEWATSCPPPRHNFLTLPRIRSESPAFDLHHPEIAALDQLENKPHEVAALSGGKEAGK; translated from the coding sequence GTGAGCATCCTCAACGAACCCCAGGGTGCGGCCGCGGCTGAGGACTCGTACGAGAACGAGCTCCCGGTACGCCGCAGGCAGCCCGGCAACGTCGTGGTGAAGTGGCTGACGACCACCGACCACAAGACGATCGGCACGATGTACCTGCTGACGTCGTTCGTCTTCTTCATCATCGGCGGTCTGATGGCGCTCTTCATGCGCGCCGAGCTTGCCCGTCCGGGCACGCAGATCATGTCGAACGAGCAGTTCAACCAGGCGTTCACGATGCACGGCACGATCATGCTGCTGATGTTCGCGACGCCGCTGTTCGCCGGATTCGCGAACTGGATCATGCCGCTGCAGATCGGCGCGCCCGACGTGGCGTTCCCGCGGCTGAACATGTTCGCGTACTGGCTGTACCTCTTCGGCTCGATCATCGCGGTGGCCGGCTTCCTCACCCCGCAGGGTGCGGCCGACTTCGGCTGGTTCGCCTACTCCCCGCTGTCGGACGCCGTCCGCTCGCCGGGTGTCGGTGCCGACATGTGGATCATGGGTCTGGCCTTCTCCGGCTTCGGCACGATCCTCGGTTCGGTCAACTTCATCACCACGATCATCTGCATGCGCGCTCCGGGCATGACGATGTTCCGGATGCCGATCTTCACCTGGAACGTGCTGCTGACCGGTGTTCTGGTCCTGCTCGCCTTCCCGGTGCTCGCGGCCGCGCTGTTCGCCCTGGAGGCGGACCGGAAGTTCGGCTCGCACATCTTCGACGCGGCCAACGGTGGAGCGCTGCTGTGGCAGCACCTCTTCTGGTTCTTCGGCCACCCCGAGGTGTACATCATCGCGCTGCCGTTCTTCGGCATCATCTCCGAGGTCATCCCGGTCTTCAGCCGCAAGCCGATGTTCGGTTACATCGGTCTGGTGGCCGCGACGATCGCGATCGCGGGTCTGTCCGTGACGGTGTGGGCGCACCACATGTACGTCACCGGTGGTGTGCTGCTGCCGTTCTTCTCCTTCATGACGTTCCTCATCGCCGTACCGACCGGTGTGAAGTTCTTCAACTGGATCGGAACGATGTGGAAGGGCTCGTTGTCCTTCGAGACACCGATGCTCTGGGCCGTCGGCTTCCTGGTCACGTTCACCTTCGGTGGTCTGACCGGCGTCATCCTGGCCTCGCCGCCGATGGACTTCCACGTCTCCGACTCGTACTTCGTCGTCGCGCACTTCCACTACGTCATCTTCGGCACCGTGGTCTTCGCGATGTTCTCCGGCTTCCACTTCTGGTGGCCGAAGTTCACGGGCAAGATGCTGGACGAGCGGCTCGGCAAGATCACCTTCTGGACGCTGTTCGTGGGCTTCCACGGCACGTTCCTGGTGCAGCACTGGCTCGGTGCCGAGGGCATGCCGCGTCGTTACGCGGACTACCTGGAGGCCGACGGCTTCACCCTGCTGAACACGATCTCGACGATCTCCTCCTTCCTGCTCGGCCTGTCGATGCTGCCGTTCTTCTACAACGTATGGAAGACCGCCAAGTACGGCAAGAAGATCGAGGTCGACGACCCGTGGGGCTACGGCCGTTCGCTGGAGTGGGCGACGTCCTGCCCGCCGCCGCGGCACAACTTCCTCACCCTGCCCCGGATCCGTTCCGAATCCCCGGCGTTCGACCTGCACCACCCTGAGATCGCCGCTCTCGACCAGCTCGAGAACAAGCCTCACGAGGTGGCTGCCCTCTCCGGTGGCAAGGAGGCCGGCAAGTGA
- a CDS encoding cysteine desulfurase/sulfurtransferase TusA family protein → MPYFDAASSAPLHPVARQALLASLDEGWADPARLYREGRRARLLLDAAREAAAEAVGCRPDELVFTPSGTRAVHSGISGALAGRRRVGTRLVFSAVEHSSVLHAAEAHAAAGGSLAEVPVDRSGAVEAAAFAAALDAGTALACLQSANHEVGTVQPVAEVAEACRAAGVPLLVDAAQSLAWGPVEGDWSLLAASAHKWGGPAGVGLLAVRKGVRFAPQGPADERESGRAPGFENLPGIVAAAASLRAVRAEAEAESVRLRALVDRIRARVPELVPDVEVVGDPVRRLPHLVTFSCLYVDGETLLHELDREGFSVSSGSSCTSSTLTPSHVLRAMGVLSEGNVRVSLPTGTPEEDVDRFLEVLPGVVAQVRERLGAPEAVTGADGSGALVVDARGKRCPIPVIELAKVIGDVPVGDTVTVLADDEAARLDIPAWCEMRGQEYVGEEPSPEGGTAYVVRRVA, encoded by the coding sequence GTGCCCTACTTCGATGCCGCCTCCTCCGCACCGCTCCACCCCGTCGCACGCCAGGCGCTGCTTGCCTCCCTGGACGAGGGGTGGGCCGACCCCGCCCGTCTCTACCGCGAGGGGCGGCGGGCCCGGCTGCTCCTGGACGCGGCGCGGGAGGCCGCCGCGGAGGCCGTGGGCTGCCGCCCCGACGAGCTCGTGTTCACTCCTTCGGGGACGCGCGCGGTTCACTCCGGAATTTCCGGCGCGCTCGCGGGGCGTCGGCGTGTCGGAACCCGGCTGGTGTTCTCGGCGGTCGAGCACTCCTCCGTCCTGCACGCGGCCGAGGCGCACGCGGCGGCGGGCGGGTCGCTGGCGGAGGTGCCGGTGGACCGGTCCGGGGCGGTGGAGGCCGCGGCCTTCGCGGCGGCCCTGGACGCGGGGACCGCGCTGGCCTGTCTGCAGTCCGCCAACCACGAGGTGGGGACGGTGCAGCCGGTGGCGGAGGTCGCGGAGGCCTGCCGCGCCGCGGGGGTGCCGCTGCTGGTCGACGCGGCGCAGTCGCTGGCGTGGGGACCGGTGGAGGGCGACTGGTCGCTGCTCGCGGCGAGTGCGCACAAATGGGGCGGACCGGCCGGGGTGGGGCTGCTCGCCGTACGCAAGGGGGTGCGGTTCGCGCCTCAAGGTCCGGCGGACGAGCGGGAGTCGGGGCGGGCGCCCGGCTTCGAGAACCTGCCGGGGATCGTGGCCGCGGCGGCGTCGCTGCGGGCGGTGCGGGCGGAGGCGGAGGCCGAGTCGGTACGGCTGCGGGCTCTGGTGGACCGGATCCGCGCCCGGGTGCCGGAGCTGGTGCCGGACGTGGAGGTGGTGGGCGACCCGGTGCGCCGGCTCCCCCATCTGGTCACGTTCTCCTGTCTCTATGTCGACGGGGAGACCCTGCTGCACGAGCTGGACCGGGAGGGTTTCTCCGTTTCGTCCGGTTCGTCGTGCACCAGCTCGACGCTGACGCCCAGCCATGTGCTGCGTGCGATGGGGGTGCTGAGCGAGGGAAACGTACGGGTCTCGCTGCCGACGGGAACGCCGGAGGAGGACGTGGACCGCTTCCTGGAGGTGCTGCCGGGGGTGGTCGCGCAGGTACGGGAGCGGCTCGGCGCCCCGGAGGCGGTGACGGGGGCGGACGGGTCGGGGGCGCTCGTGGTCGATGCGCGGGGCAAGCGCTGCCCGATCCCGGTCATCGAACTGGCGAAGGTGATCGGCGACGTACCCGTGGGCGACACGGTCACCGTCCTCGCCGACGACGAGGCGGCCCGCCTGGACATCCCCGCCTGGTGCGAGATGCGCGGCCAGGAGTACGTGGGCGAGGAGCCGTCCCCTGAGGGCGGCACGGCGTACGTGGTGCGCCGGGTGGCGTAG
- a CDS encoding L,D-transpeptidase: MNDTPRIRTVPICTLLALTVTAGATACAGSQGHPLSARPYDAERQISFNAPEDGKKADPDKALEITAKGTDGRITDVTAVDATGHHLAGELTADGQRWRSTGSLTAGGRYTVKVATEDEDGAPGTRTFTFETAPAKRALTVKFGPEAGKYGVGQPITADLSLPVKDRAARAVVERALKVRSTPSVEGGWHWVDDKKLHFRPKEYWPAGAAITVTGNLAGVKVGDKLYGGESKPLKLTIGDRIEAIADAGSYSMTVRRNGKVIKTIPVTTGKPGFSTRNGIKVILGKEYFVRMRGTSVGIAAGSAESYDLPVYYATRVTWSGEYVHAAPWSVGSQGVANVSHGCVGMSTGNAAWFFETVRPGDIVKTVNSYGDTMDTFGNGFGDWNMPWDKWRKGSALVTDTKSAAHEPNPNRLRPSI, encoded by the coding sequence ATGAACGACACGCCGCGCATTCGGACTGTTCCGATCTGCACTCTTCTGGCCCTCACCGTCACCGCCGGCGCCACCGCCTGCGCGGGCTCCCAGGGCCATCCGCTGTCGGCGAGGCCGTACGACGCGGAGCGGCAGATCTCCTTCAACGCTCCCGAGGACGGCAAGAAGGCCGACCCGGACAAGGCGCTGGAAATCACGGCCAAGGGCACGGACGGCCGCATCACCGACGTGACGGCCGTCGACGCGACCGGGCACCACCTGGCGGGCGAACTCACCGCGGACGGCCAGCGGTGGCGTTCCACGGGCTCTCTGACGGCCGGCGGCCGCTACACGGTCAAGGTGGCCACGGAGGACGAGGACGGCGCTCCCGGCACCCGTACGTTCACGTTCGAGACGGCCCCGGCCAAACGGGCCCTGACCGTGAAGTTCGGCCCGGAGGCGGGCAAGTACGGCGTCGGACAGCCCATCACGGCCGACCTCAGCCTCCCCGTCAAGGACCGGGCGGCCAGGGCGGTGGTCGAACGGGCCCTGAAGGTGCGCTCCACGCCGTCGGTGGAGGGCGGCTGGCACTGGGTGGACGACAAGAAACTGCACTTCCGTCCGAAGGAGTACTGGCCCGCCGGGGCGGCGATCACGGTCACGGGCAACCTCGCGGGCGTCAAGGTCGGCGACAAGCTCTACGGCGGCGAGTCGAAGCCGCTGAAGCTGACGATCGGCGACCGGATCGAGGCGATCGCGGACGCGGGCTCGTACTCCATGACCGTGCGGCGCAACGGAAAGGTGATCAAGACCATTCCGGTGACCACCGGGAAACCGGGCTTCTCCACCCGTAACGGGATCAAAGTCATCCTCGGCAAGGAGTACTTCGTCCGGATGCGGGGCACCAGCGTGGGCATCGCGGCGGGCAGCGCGGAATCGTACGACCTGCCCGTCTACTACGCGACCCGCGTCACCTGGAGTGGTGAATACGTCCACGCCGCGCCCTGGTCCGTCGGCTCACAGGGCGTGGCGAACGTCAGTCACGGCTGTGTCGGCATGTCGACAGGGAACGCGGCCTGGTTCTTCGAGACCGTCCGCCCCGGCGACATCGTGAAGACCGTCAACAGCTACGGCGACACAATGGACACGTTCGGCAACGGCTTCGGCGACTGGAACATGCCCTGGGACAAGTGGCGCAAGGGCAGCGCCCTGGTGACCGACACCAAGAGCGCCGCCCACGAGCCGAACCCGAACCGGCTCAGGCCCTCAATTTGA
- a CDS encoding HesB/IscA family protein, whose amino-acid sequence MSVSDEKTTVSDGILLSDAAAAKVKALLDQEGRDDLALRVAVQPGGCSGLRYQLFFDERSLDGDVVKDFDGVKVVTDRMSAPYLGGASIDFVDTIEKQGFTIDNPNATGSCACGDSFS is encoded by the coding sequence ATGTCCGTATCGGACGAGAAGACCACTGTCAGCGACGGCATCCTCCTGTCTGACGCCGCCGCGGCCAAGGTCAAGGCCCTCCTCGACCAGGAAGGCCGCGACGACCTGGCGCTGCGTGTCGCCGTACAGCCCGGCGGCTGCTCCGGCCTGCGCTACCAGCTCTTCTTCGACGAGCGTTCGCTCGACGGCGACGTCGTCAAGGACTTCGACGGCGTCAAGGTCGTCACCGACCGCATGAGCGCCCCGTACCTGGGCGGCGCCTCCATCGACTTCGTCGACACCATCGAGAAGCAGGGCTTCACGATCGACAACCCGAACGCCACGGGCTCCTGCGCCTGCGGCGACTCGTTCAGCTGA
- the qcrC gene encoding cytochrome bc1 complex diheme cytochrome c subunit gives MKKLSVRRRHPLAAVVVLLLALAATGGLYAAFAPAGTAKAEESAQSLAIEEGQKLYAVGCASCHGTGGQGTSDGPSLVGVGSAAVDFQVGTGRMPAQQPGAQVPKKKVIYSQAQIDQLAAYVASLGAGPITPKEGQYSPDGANIGRGGELFRNNCAQCHNFTGEGGALTHGKYAPNLEGVSPKHLYEAMLTGPQNMPSFPDTTMPEKEKKDIIAYVQAVNSDKADNPGGFKLGGLGPVSEGLFAWVFGLGALIAVAVWVAAHTAKAKKS, from the coding sequence GTGAAAAAGCTCTCCGTACGACGACGCCATCCGCTGGCGGCGGTCGTCGTCCTCCTTCTCGCGCTGGCGGCCACTGGGGGGCTGTACGCCGCGTTCGCACCCGCGGGCACGGCGAAGGCCGAAGAATCCGCCCAGTCCCTCGCCATCGAGGAGGGCCAGAAGCTCTACGCCGTCGGCTGCGCCAGCTGCCACGGAACCGGCGGTCAGGGCACCTCTGACGGCCCGTCCCTCGTGGGCGTCGGTTCGGCGGCCGTGGACTTCCAGGTCGGCACCGGCCGTATGCCGGCCCAGCAGCCGGGCGCCCAGGTGCCGAAGAAGAAGGTCATCTACTCGCAGGCTCAGATCGACCAGCTTGCGGCGTACGTCGCCTCCCTCGGTGCCGGTCCGATCACGCCGAAGGAGGGCCAGTACAGCCCCGACGGCGCCAACATCGGCCGCGGTGGCGAACTGTTCCGCAACAACTGCGCCCAGTGCCACAACTTCACCGGTGAGGGCGGCGCGCTGACGCACGGCAAGTACGCCCCGAACCTCGAAGGCGTGAGCCCCAAGCACCTGTACGAGGCCATGCTGACCGGCCCGCAGAACATGCCCTCCTTCCCGGACACGACGATGCCCGAGAAGGAGAAGAAGGACATCATCGCGTACGTCCAGGCCGTCAACAGCGACAAGGCCGACAACCCCGGCGGGTTCAAGCTCGGTGGCCTCGGCCCGGTCAGCGAGGGTCTGTTCGCATGGGTCTTCGGCCTGGGTGCGCTGATCGCAGTTGCCGTCTGGGTCGCGGCCCACACCGCTAAGGCCAAGAAGTCATGA